In Hyphomicrobium denitrificans 1NES1, one DNA window encodes the following:
- a CDS encoding zinc-dependent alcohol dehydrogenase family protein has translation MKALVYKGPGEKAVEDRPVPDVKDPGDAIVKISKTTICGTDLHILKGDVPTCSPGRILGHEGTGVVEKVGAGVAAFRTGDHVLISCISACGRCEYCRRGMYSHCSTGGWILGNQIDGTQAEYVRIPHADTSLYRIPEEVDEEALVMLSDILPTGFECGVLNGKVVPGSTIAIVGAGPIGLAALLTAQFYSPAEIIMIDLDDNRLEAAKRFGATKTINGAGSKAVEAVMKLTGGRGVDTAVEAVGVPASFLVCEDIIAPGGTIANVGVHGTKVDLHLERLWSQNITITTRLVDTVTTPMLLKTVAAHKIDPTKLITHRFKLDRILDAYDTFSRASETQALKVIIEA, from the coding sequence ATGAAAGCACTTGTCTACAAAGGCCCTGGCGAGAAAGCCGTCGAAGACCGACCCGTACCGGACGTGAAGGATCCAGGCGATGCTATCGTGAAAATTTCCAAGACGACGATATGCGGTACCGATCTGCACATCTTGAAGGGCGATGTTCCAACGTGCAGTCCCGGACGAATCCTGGGCCATGAGGGAACTGGCGTTGTCGAGAAAGTCGGAGCAGGTGTTGCGGCGTTTCGAACCGGCGACCACGTTCTTATCTCTTGCATCTCCGCGTGTGGCCGCTGCGAATATTGTCGGCGGGGCATGTACTCGCACTGCTCAACGGGCGGCTGGATTCTTGGCAACCAGATCGACGGGACACAAGCCGAATACGTTCGCATTCCACATGCCGATACGAGCCTCTATCGCATACCGGAAGAGGTGGACGAGGAAGCCCTCGTGATGCTCAGCGATATCCTTCCAACCGGCTTCGAGTGCGGAGTTCTCAACGGTAAGGTTGTGCCGGGCAGTACGATCGCAATTGTCGGCGCCGGGCCGATCGGCCTTGCAGCACTGCTGACGGCGCAATTCTATTCGCCGGCCGAAATTATCATGATTGATCTCGACGATAACCGGCTTGAAGCCGCAAAACGCTTCGGCGCCACAAAGACGATCAATGGCGCGGGAAGCAAGGCTGTGGAAGCCGTGATGAAATTGACCGGCGGACGCGGCGTTGATACGGCCGTAGAGGCCGTCGGCGTACCTGCTTCGTTTCTGGTCTGCGAGGATATAATTGCACCGGGAGGAACGATTGCGAATGTCGGCGTCCACGGGACCAAAGTCGATCTGCACCTCGAGCGCCTCTGGAGTCAGAACATCACCATAACGACGCGCCTCGTCGACACCGTCACTACACCGATGCTGCTGAAGACGGTAGCGGCACACAAAATCGATCCGACAAAGCTCATCACGCACCGGTTCAAGCTCGATAGAATTCTCGATGCCTACGACACGTTCAGCCGAGCGTCCGAGACGCAGGCCTTAAAGGTTATCATTGAGGCTTGA
- a CDS encoding HPF/RaiA family ribosome-associated protein, giving the protein MQTPIQISFEHIEHSGAIEYRVREELDKLEQFCGRLTAARVVIGKEQHRHNKGDSYSVRLVLSIPGAEDIAITRDPAETGRHEDLHVAISDAFAAARRQLQDLVRKRQRRPKINEADPGHS; this is encoded by the coding sequence ATGCAGACACCAATCCAAATTAGCTTCGAGCACATCGAGCATAGCGGCGCTATTGAGTATCGTGTCCGCGAGGAACTCGATAAGCTTGAACAGTTCTGTGGGCGTCTGACTGCGGCTCGCGTCGTCATCGGCAAGGAACAGCATCGCCATAACAAAGGCGACAGCTACAGTGTCCGGCTCGTTCTCTCGATCCCAGGCGCCGAGGACATCGCAATCACGCGCGACCCGGCCGAAACCGGCCGGCATGAGGATCTCCACGTCGCAATCTCCGACGCATTTGCCGCCGCCCGCCGCCAATTGCAGGACCTCGTCCGCAAGCGACAGAGGCGCCCTAAGATAAATGAAGCTGATCCGGGGCACAGCTAA
- a CDS encoding ABC transporter ATP-binding protein yields the protein MGEFGNPIIRVRDLVVGFNEVTVLNHVSLDLFRGEILGLVGGSGSGKSVLLRTIIGLLQKRQGSIEILGNDIDGMSYEERRGIERRCGVLFQHGALFSSLTVLENVQFPMREYLSISQKFMDDVALAKLDMVGLNAGDAEKYPSELSGGMTKRAALARALALDPEIVFLDEPTSGLDPISASEFDALIRTLQQTLGLTVFMVTHDLASLANICDRIAALVNGRIVATGPLEAMKSSTDPWVRTYFSGRRAQRVSAGDASQHG from the coding sequence ATGGGGGAGTTCGGCAATCCAATCATTCGCGTGCGAGACCTTGTCGTCGGCTTTAATGAAGTCACCGTCCTCAATCACGTTTCCCTGGATCTCTTTCGCGGAGAGATCCTGGGGCTTGTCGGGGGTTCAGGAAGCGGCAAGTCGGTACTACTGCGGACGATCATCGGCCTGCTGCAGAAGAGGCAGGGTTCGATCGAGATCCTCGGCAACGACATCGACGGCATGAGCTACGAAGAAAGGCGCGGAATCGAGCGACGCTGCGGCGTTCTCTTCCAGCACGGAGCGCTATTCTCCTCCCTTACGGTTTTAGAGAATGTCCAGTTTCCGATGCGCGAATACTTGAGCATCTCGCAGAAATTCATGGACGACGTCGCTCTTGCGAAGCTCGATATGGTTGGCCTCAATGCCGGGGACGCGGAGAAGTATCCTTCAGAACTTTCCGGAGGCATGACCAAGCGCGCGGCTCTTGCCCGCGCACTGGCGCTCGATCCGGAGATTGTTTTTCTCGACGAACCAACGTCCGGCCTCGATCCCATTTCCGCAAGTGAGTTTGACGCATTGATCCGCACGCTACAACAAACCCTCGGCCTGACGGTCTTCATGGTGACGCACGATCTGGCAAGCCTGGCCAATATCTGTGATCGCATTGCCGCGCTCGTAAACGGCAGAATTGTCGCCACGGGGCCGCTTGAAGCGATGAAGTCATCGACAGATCCTTGGGTGCGAACGTACTTCAGCGGAAGAAGAGCGCAGCGTGTTTCTGCAGGCGACGCGAGTCAGCACGGGTGA
- a CDS encoding c-type cytochrome, with amino-acid sequence MRGSSGMPSFAWPPLLTACIFSALSLSATGLCAQSSDIDRGKAILQKKCMRCHAIEMTDKSHHPQAPPFRDIVKRYPVEDLAEALGEGIVSGHPDMPEFVFQPDEIGAILAYLDSLKQATPNKP; translated from the coding sequence ATGCGAGGAAGCAGCGGAATGCCTTCTTTTGCCTGGCCGCCGCTATTGACTGCGTGCATCTTCTCCGCACTAAGCCTCTCAGCCACCGGCCTTTGCGCCCAGTCCAGCGATATCGATCGCGGCAAAGCAATCCTTCAGAAAAAGTGCATGCGATGCCATGCAATTGAAATGACCGATAAGAGCCATCACCCGCAAGCGCCGCCATTTCGTGATATCGTCAAGCGGTATCCCGTGGAAGATCTCGCCGAAGCGTTAGGCGAGGGCATCGTTTCCGGGCATCCGGACATGCCGGAATTTGTGTTCCAGCCCGACGAGATCGGCGCGATTCTGGCCTATCTCGACAGTCTCAAACAGGCCACACCAAACAAACCGTGA
- a CDS encoding ABC-type transport auxiliary lipoprotein family protein, whose translation MENRARYILVGLFTLAVIAAGFAFTYWLNTAGALQQRSYYRIRYQNSVAGLLVGSAVQFNGVRVGEVTALDLSPDNPKDVVVTVAITPSTPVRADTKAGIAFQGLMGAPAVALAGGSGAPLSSETSSADMPVLVAEPNAGETMTEAALAALHRVDAVVSENAAPLKSTMANLSKFTDALARNSDRVDGILAGIERMTGGASKAQNAAFDLAAARTFPKFEKPAVGLLIVQYPIAAAMLGQDKILIRDAGGLKPFIPEAKWSDMLLEEVQSSFVRSFENAGFLGQVSRPVEGATPDFQLVTDIRNFQILAGTPATADVEFSTKVLNSEGHVAGARLFHANSPLHSEDAVGAASALNAAFGSMLPDLVVWTSTTIGNVASTPH comes from the coding sequence ATGGAAAATAGAGCTCGTTATATTCTCGTTGGTCTCTTTACGCTCGCCGTTATCGCCGCTGGCTTCGCTTTCACCTATTGGCTCAATACTGCGGGCGCTCTTCAGCAACGATCGTACTATCGAATTCGCTACCAGAATTCCGTGGCGGGGCTGCTCGTTGGCTCTGCTGTGCAGTTCAACGGCGTCCGCGTCGGGGAGGTAACGGCTCTCGACCTCAGTCCGGATAATCCTAAGGACGTTGTCGTCACGGTGGCGATCACGCCGTCGACACCGGTGCGTGCCGATACCAAAGCCGGAATTGCCTTTCAGGGCTTGATGGGTGCGCCTGCGGTTGCGCTTGCTGGTGGATCGGGTGCGCCGCTGTCCTCAGAAACGTCCTCTGCGGATATGCCTGTTCTGGTGGCAGAACCGAATGCTGGAGAAACGATGACGGAGGCCGCGCTCGCCGCGCTGCACCGGGTCGATGCCGTTGTCTCGGAAAACGCCGCGCCGCTGAAGAGCACGATGGCCAATCTCAGCAAGTTCACAGATGCGCTGGCGCGCAATTCCGATCGCGTTGATGGTATTCTCGCAGGCATCGAGCGTATGACCGGCGGCGCGTCGAAGGCGCAGAATGCCGCCTTTGATCTGGCGGCTGCGCGCACGTTCCCGAAATTCGAGAAGCCTGCCGTGGGGCTACTGATCGTACAATATCCGATAGCTGCCGCAATGCTCGGGCAGGATAAGATCCTGATCCGGGATGCGGGCGGGCTCAAGCCCTTTATTCCAGAGGCGAAGTGGAGCGACATGCTGCTGGAGGAGGTGCAATCGAGCTTTGTACGGAGTTTCGAGAACGCTGGCTTTCTGGGGCAGGTCTCACGGCCGGTCGAAGGTGCGACGCCAGATTTTCAGCTCGTAACGGATATTCGCAATTTTCAAATTCTTGCAGGGACGCCGGCAACTGCGGATGTCGAGTTCTCGACCAAGGTTCTTAATAGCGAAGGCCATGTCGCCGGCGCACGTCTTTTCCACGCCAATAGCCCGCTACATTCCGAGGATGCTGTGGGCGCAGCCAGCGCGCTCAATGCGGCGTTTGGGTCGATGCTGCCCGATCTTGTGGTCTGGACATCGACAACCATTGGCAACGTCGCTTCAACGCCGCACTAA
- a CDS encoding c-type cytochrome, translating to MATGFMLSLSAYAQEPGDAQTGYAFAQRNCAECHAVRRGQTESPNQDAPSFESVAKTRGMTGRALVVWLQTSHPTMPNFLIPEKDRDDVVAYILSLKPVPAQ from the coding sequence ATGGCCACCGGGTTTATGCTATCGCTTTCAGCTTACGCGCAGGAGCCAGGCGATGCGCAGACAGGTTACGCCTTCGCACAGCGAAATTGCGCAGAGTGTCATGCTGTCAGGCGCGGTCAAACAGAATCTCCAAATCAGGATGCGCCGAGCTTCGAGAGCGTCGCCAAGACGCGTGGTATGACGGGACGGGCACTCGTTGTCTGGTTACAGACCTCGCATCCCACGATGCCGAATTTTCTCATTCCAGAAAAGGATCGTGACGACGTCGTCGCATATATCCTGAGTCTGAAGCCCGTGCCGGCGCAATGA
- a CDS encoding ABC transporter permease encodes MKSELLQPVDEGGGLKLKARGAWTADHASELDDIVQGFVGTRSFRIDATGIEALDTFGARTLDRLVRSSAIEAHDVSLLGLPQRYGDLFDRVRQAADKPYEAAGAGWRLSAGISVIWQNIVRMGVGFLDFLAMLGEIGNAAFRVSLNPRSFRFTSAVNQLDRVGWQAVPIILLITFLIGCIIAQQGFFHFRKFGADEYVVDMVGILILREIGVLIVAIMVAGRSGSAYTAELGSMKMREEIDALRTMGLDPVEILVLPRVVALIVALPILDFLGSMAALYGSGLTAWLYGHMSPEIFIARLKDAISITHFKVGIIKAPFMALAIGAVACAEGFAVKGSAESLGRQTTSSVVKSIFLVIVLDGLFAIFFASIGM; translated from the coding sequence TTGAAAAGTGAGCTGCTGCAGCCCGTTGACGAAGGCGGCGGATTGAAGCTCAAGGCAAGAGGGGCCTGGACAGCGGATCACGCATCTGAACTCGACGATATCGTGCAAGGATTCGTGGGCACGCGATCTTTCAGGATAGATGCGACGGGTATCGAAGCGCTCGATACATTCGGTGCTCGGACGCTCGATCGGCTGGTACGCAGCTCTGCAATAGAGGCCCATGACGTTTCTCTACTCGGCCTGCCGCAGCGCTATGGCGATTTATTCGATCGCGTAAGGCAAGCTGCCGACAAACCATATGAGGCCGCTGGAGCTGGTTGGCGGCTAAGTGCTGGCATAAGCGTCATCTGGCAAAACATTGTCCGCATGGGCGTTGGCTTTTTAGACTTCCTGGCGATGCTGGGAGAGATAGGCAACGCCGCATTCCGCGTGTCTCTCAATCCGCGGAGCTTCCGCTTTACGTCGGCCGTCAACCAGCTTGATCGTGTTGGTTGGCAGGCCGTTCCGATCATTCTTCTGATCACATTTCTGATCGGCTGCATTATCGCGCAGCAGGGCTTCTTCCATTTCCGCAAGTTCGGTGCGGATGAATATGTCGTCGACATGGTCGGCATACTCATCCTGCGCGAGATTGGCGTCCTGATCGTGGCGATCATGGTCGCCGGCCGATCCGGAAGCGCCTACACCGCCGAGCTTGGGTCGATGAAGATGCGCGAGGAAATTGACGCATTGCGAACCATGGGCCTCGATCCTGTCGAAATCCTCGTGCTTCCCCGCGTCGTGGCATTGATCGTTGCTCTGCCGATACTCGATTTTCTAGGCTCCATGGCCGCGCTCTACGGCAGCGGACTTACCGCTTGGCTTTACGGGCATATGAGCCCCGAGATATTCATCGCCCGCCTGAAAGACGCGATCTCGATTACCCATTTCAAGGTCGGCATCATCAAGGCGCCGTTCATGGCGCTGGCGATCGGAGCGGTGGCGTGCGCCGAAGGCTTTGCCGTCAAGGGCAGCGCGGAATCTCTCGGACGCCAAACTACGTCGTCCGTCGTCAAATCGATATTTCTTGTGATCGTGTTGGACGGATTGTTCGCCATTTTCTTTGCGTCGATCGGGATGTGA
- a CDS encoding flavin reductase family protein, whose translation MREMKLSRAFTLIEPGPVVLVTTCDAGKSNIMTISWTMVLGFTPIFALTTGSWNYSFAALRRTKECVIAIPTVDMLDRVVGIGTCSGADTDKFAKFGFTAVAGKAVNAPLLAECLANIECKVIDLIPRHDIVVLEGIAAHIDAMRKEKRMLHAVGDGTFIADGRKYDRRKMMAAKLPAGL comes from the coding sequence ATGCGAGAGATGAAATTAAGCCGCGCCTTCACCCTGATTGAACCAGGGCCGGTGGTTCTTGTAACCACCTGCGACGCAGGCAAGAGCAACATCATGACCATCTCGTGGACAATGGTGCTGGGTTTTACCCCGATATTCGCGCTTACTACTGGCAGTTGGAACTATTCCTTCGCCGCTCTGCGAAGGACCAAGGAGTGCGTGATTGCCATTCCCACCGTTGACATGCTCGATCGGGTGGTCGGTATCGGAACGTGCTCGGGAGCCGATACCGACAAGTTCGCGAAATTTGGATTCACGGCCGTCGCTGGGAAGGCCGTCAACGCGCCTTTGCTTGCAGAATGCCTCGCCAACATCGAGTGCAAGGTCATTGATCTCATTCCCCGGCACGACATTGTAGTGCTTGAGGGCATCGCCGCTCACATCGATGCCATGCGGAAGGAGAAGCGCATGCTGCATGCAGTCGGCGACGGCACGTTCATCGCCGACGGACGCAAGTATGATCGCCGAAAGATGATGGCCGCCAAGCTCCCGGCCGGTCTCTGA